The following are encoded together in the Cicer arietinum cultivar CDC Frontier isolate Library 1 chromosome 2, Cicar.CDCFrontier_v2.0, whole genome shotgun sequence genome:
- the LOC140919395 gene encoding uncharacterized protein, translating to MTQDRDQMLHDLKNNLVPAQNQMKKYADQFRPPISLGVGDWVYLKLQPYRLRSLAKKGNMKLSPRFYGPYQISKQIGAIAFELALPLEKELKLQVTPAAVQDVCNAPSGISVVLILWKDLPNFEATWEPIETIMEKFPSFHLEDKNIVISGGAFGSYAEDVLGEF from the exons ATGACACAAGATAGGGACCAAATGTTGCATGATCTAAAAAACAATTTGGTCCCAGCTCAGAATCAGATGAAAAAGTACGCTGATCAGTTTAGGCCTCCTATTTCACTAGGGGTTGGAGATTGGGTTTATTTGAAATTACAACCCTACAGATTGCGGTCCTTGGCTAAGAAGGGAAATATGAAATTAAGTCCTCGTTTTtatggaccatatcagatttcaaaGCAGATTGGAGCAATTGCATTTGAGTTAGCTCTTCCACTAGAGA AGGAACTAAAATTGCAAGTTACTCCAGCTGCTGTACAAGATGTCTGCAACGCTCCTAGTGGCATATCAGTAGTCTTGATTCTGTGGAAGGACCTACCAAATTTTGAAGCAACATGGGAACCTATTGAGACCATTATGGAGAAATTCCCTTCTTTTCACCTTGAAGACAAG AATATTGTAATTAGTGGTGGGGCCTTTGGCAGTTATGCAGAGGATGTATTGGGGGAGTTTTAA